The Acidimicrobiales bacterium DNA segment AGCCCGGGTGCGGGGTCCGCACCTGATCGACCAGCGGCGCACCGACGAGCGCGGCTTCGATGCGATCGAGGCGTTCGCGTTGCTCCGGCGCGTCGAGGTGATGGGCCCACATGATGGTGGCGTCCTCCCCGGTCTCGGCGTAGTAGCCGGCTCGCACCCCCGCCTCGTGGAAACCGAAGCGCCGATAGAGACGCTGGGCGGGGTCGTTGGTGGCGCGCACCTCGAGGGTCATCGAGGCGAGCCCGCGATCGATCGCAGCGCGCACCAGCACCAGCATGAGCCGGGTCCCGACACCATGACGATGCCAGGCCGGGTCGACCGCGACGGTGGTGACGTGGCCCTCGCCGGCCACCACGGTGAAGCCGCCGTGTCCGACGACCTCGCGTCCGACCCGGGCCACGACATAGACCCGTCGGTGCTCGGCCTGGTTCAACTCACCGTGGTAGAGGCCCATGCTCCAGGGCCGCGGGTACACCTGCTGATCGATTCGCATCACCGCCCGCAGGTGGCGGCGCCGCATGGGCACGACCTTGACCACACGGGTGGCGGAGACCGGGGTGGGGACATCGGCCCGGTCGAGGCTCACGCGCTGTCCCTCGTCGTCCAGTTGATCTCGGCATCGGGTGGACGCAGGTACAAGGGCTGCAACTCCCACGGGTTCACCCACTCCTCGCGTAGCGCCTGGGCGTGCGCGAGCTGCACCAGCGATCGCGCCGAGGGGTAGGCGACGTCGCTGCTGGCCAGCTCGACCTTGCTGAGACCCGAGAACATATCCTGATACCGC contains these protein-coding regions:
- the rimI gene encoding ribosomal protein S18-alanine N-acetyltransferase yields the protein MSLDRADVPTPVSATRVVKVVPMRRRHLRAVMRIDQQVYPRPWSMGLYHGELNQAEHRRVYVVARVGREVVGHGGFTVVAGEGHVTTVAVDPAWHRHGVGTRLMLVLVRAAIDRGLASMTLEVRATNDPAQRLYRRFGFHEAGVRAGYYAETGEDATIMWAHHLDAPEQRERLDRIEAALVGAPLVDQVRTPHPGSQGGTRR